A genome region from Geobacter pickeringii includes the following:
- the rfbB gene encoding dTDP-glucose 4,6-dehydratase, which yields MPATFSPRAVLVTGGAGFIGSNFISHFMAANPGCRVVNLDLLTYAGNLKNLVGVEHDPAYRFVRGDIGDAELVARLLAEERIEAVVHFAAESHVDRSITGPEIFVKTNVLGTQVLLEESRKHWAAGAVEQFRYLQVSTDEVYGTLGETGYFTEETPLTPNSPYSASKAGADLLVRAYRETYGFPALTTRCSNNYGPFQFPEKLIPLMIHNIVAKKPLPVYGDGKNVRDWLHVKDHSTAIETVLKNGRLGEVYNVGGNNEWQNIAIVNLVCDLLDARLGRGEGENRQLITFVKDRLGHDRRYAIDAAKMKRELGWEPSYTFERGIAETIDWYLANGAWVDEVTSGSYRDYYQQQYGGES from the coding sequence ATGCCCGCAACGTTCTCCCCCCGCGCCGTCCTGGTTACCGGCGGCGCCGGCTTCATCGGCTCCAACTTCATCAGTCACTTCATGGCTGCCAATCCCGGCTGCCGGGTGGTGAACCTCGACCTCCTCACCTACGCCGGCAACCTGAAGAACCTGGTGGGGGTGGAGCATGACCCCGCCTACCGGTTCGTCCGGGGGGACATCGGCGACGCGGAGCTGGTGGCCCGGCTCCTGGCCGAAGAGCGGATCGAGGCGGTGGTCCACTTTGCCGCCGAGTCCCACGTGGACCGCTCCATCACCGGCCCCGAGATCTTCGTCAAGACCAACGTCCTCGGCACCCAGGTCCTCCTGGAGGAGAGCCGGAAACACTGGGCGGCGGGGGCCGTCGAACAGTTCCGCTACCTCCAGGTCTCCACCGACGAGGTCTACGGCACCCTCGGCGAGACGGGGTACTTCACCGAAGAGACCCCCCTCACCCCCAACTCTCCCTATTCGGCCAGCAAGGCGGGGGCCGACCTCCTGGTCCGGGCCTACCGCGAGACCTACGGCTTTCCGGCCCTCACCACCCGCTGCTCCAACAACTACGGTCCCTTCCAGTTCCCCGAGAAGCTGATCCCGCTCATGATCCACAACATCGTGGCGAAGAAGCCCCTGCCGGTTTACGGCGACGGGAAGAACGTGCGGGACTGGCTCCACGTGAAGGACCACTCCACCGCCATCGAGACGGTGCTGAAGAACGGCCGCCTTGGCGAGGTCTACAACGTCGGCGGCAATAACGAGTGGCAGAACATCGCCATCGTCAACCTCGTCTGCGACCTCCTCGACGCCAGGCTGGGGCGCGGTGAGGGGGAGAACCGGCAGCTCATCACCTTCGTGAAGGACCGGCTGGGGCATGACCGCCGCTACGCCATCGACGCCGCGAAGATGAAGCGGGAGCTGGGGTGGGAGCCGTCCTACACCTTCGAGCGGG
- a CDS encoding LPS-assembly protein LptD: MARDLFTYRRLFFALLLLATPAAARGEVPATGGPVYIEADTLTHEAAGGRIEASGNVQIRGEGMTLLSDKALFLGDKDEAQAEGNVIILRDDDTLRGDRMTINLQDQTGVMENGSLFIRKGNVRLKARRMYKLGDESYRLERGNFTTCDADSPSWKFTATDVDVTVGEYATGKNALFYVGEVPVFYFPYLIFPVKRERQSGFLTPRAGNSSKKGFTFNLGYYWAISPSQDATVTLDVQSKRGEGLGLDYRYIRKKGSEGTFRGYAIYDSQQQRFRGDMSQKHLETVSDTFDIKSDINLVTDRTFYRDFAEQNGVYNQNSLESSLSATKRYRRFVLAGEVRYVEDLRVDVVDNQKTLQKLPTVSFTGVRQRLGETPLFFSLESSFTNFYRPDGIKGERLDLHPHLIAYAKPLGALELSAWGGYRFRFYDVRGTDTGEGYHGNGIITGGGALSSTLSRVYETDNAAMSRVRHLLIPEVRYSYVQEKSQESLPFFDYNDRIVSENRIVYSLTNSFTGKFAGQDGSSEYREILFLRLAQGYDFSGTRRDLLTLVDEGRPFTDVMVEAKARPLKELSVGAETRYNPYQMRLSTVAVSADAEDGKGNSAGLSYRHAREEVEYLEGRTSLALVKPFIFTFTGRYSFDRKDFLESHYALEYRHQCWSVTLSYRDRIDSREFFVNFALAGIGSLGSIRAF; the protein is encoded by the coding sequence ATGGCACGTGACCTTTTCACATACCGCCGGCTTTTCTTCGCCCTGCTCCTTCTCGCCACCCCTGCGGCGGCCCGGGGGGAGGTGCCGGCGACGGGGGGCCCCGTCTACATCGAGGCGGACACCCTGACCCACGAGGCGGCGGGGGGACGGATCGAGGCGAGCGGCAACGTGCAGATCCGGGGGGAGGGGATGACCCTCCTCTCCGACAAGGCGCTGTTCCTCGGGGACAAGGACGAGGCCCAGGCCGAGGGGAACGTGATCATCCTGAGGGATGACGACACCCTCCGGGGCGACCGGATGACGATCAACCTCCAGGACCAGACAGGGGTCATGGAGAACGGCTCGCTCTTCATCAGGAAAGGGAACGTCCGCCTGAAGGCCCGGCGGATGTACAAACTGGGCGACGAGAGCTATCGCCTGGAACGGGGAAACTTCACCACCTGCGACGCCGACTCCCCCAGCTGGAAGTTCACCGCCACCGACGTCGACGTGACGGTGGGCGAATATGCCACGGGGAAAAACGCCCTCTTCTACGTCGGAGAGGTGCCGGTCTTCTACTTCCCCTACCTGATCTTCCCGGTGAAGCGCGAACGCCAGTCGGGGTTCCTCACCCCCCGGGCCGGCAATTCGAGCAAGAAGGGATTCACCTTCAACCTCGGCTACTACTGGGCCATCAGCCCGAGCCAGGACGCCACCGTCACCCTCGACGTGCAGTCCAAGCGGGGGGAGGGGCTCGGCCTCGACTACCGCTATATCAGGAAGAAGGGGAGCGAGGGGACCTTCCGGGGGTACGCCATCTACGACTCCCAGCAGCAGCGGTTCCGGGGCGACATGTCCCAGAAGCACCTGGAAACCGTCTCCGACACCTTCGACATCAAGTCCGACATCAACCTCGTCACCGACCGCACCTTCTACCGGGATTTCGCCGAGCAGAACGGCGTCTACAACCAGAACAGCCTCGAATCGTCCCTCTCCGCCACCAAGCGCTACCGCCGCTTCGTCCTGGCCGGGGAGGTCCGCTACGTGGAGGATCTGCGGGTGGATGTGGTCGACAACCAGAAGACCCTCCAGAAACTACCGACGGTGAGCTTCACCGGCGTGCGTCAGCGACTCGGCGAGACCCCTCTCTTTTTCTCCCTCGAATCGAGCTTCACCAACTTCTACCGTCCCGACGGCATCAAAGGGGAGCGCCTCGATCTCCACCCCCACCTGATTGCCTACGCGAAGCCCCTCGGGGCGCTGGAGCTCTCCGCCTGGGGGGGGTACCGGTTCCGATTCTACGATGTCCGCGGGACCGACACGGGTGAGGGGTACCACGGCAACGGGATCATCACCGGTGGCGGGGCGCTCTCCTCAACACTGTCCCGGGTGTACGAGACCGATAATGCCGCCATGTCGCGGGTGCGGCACCTGCTGATCCCCGAGGTGCGCTACAGCTACGTCCAGGAGAAGAGTCAGGAGAGCCTGCCGTTCTTCGACTACAACGACCGGATCGTGAGTGAGAACCGGATCGTCTACTCCCTGACCAACTCGTTCACCGGCAAGTTCGCGGGGCAGGACGGTTCCAGCGAGTACCGGGAGATCCTCTTTCTCCGCCTGGCCCAGGGGTACGATTTCAGTGGCACCCGCCGCGACCTCCTGACCCTTGTCGACGAGGGGCGTCCCTTCACCGACGTGATGGTGGAGGCGAAGGCCCGTCCCCTCAAGGAGCTCTCCGTCGGTGCCGAAACCCGTTACAATCCGTACCAGATGCGTCTTTCGACCGTTGCCGTGTCGGCCGACGCCGAAGACGGGAAGGGGAACTCCGCCGGCCTCTCCTACCGTCATGCACGGGAGGAGGTGGAGTACCTGGAGGGACGGACCTCCCTCGCCCTCGTCAAGCCGTTCATCTTTACGTTCACCGGCCGTTACTCCTTCGACCGGAAGGATTTTCTCGAGTCGCACTACGCCCTTGAATACCGGCACCAGTGCTGGAGCGTGACCCTCTCCTACCGTGACCGGATCGACAGCCGCGAATTCTTCGTCAACTTCGCCCTGGCCGGGATCGGCTCCCTCGGGTCGATCCGGGCGTTCTGA
- a CDS encoding bifunctional folylpolyglutamate synthase/dihydrofolate synthase has protein sequence MTYEETLAHIYGLRRFGIRPGLERVSSLLGRLGNPHDSLRVVHVAGTNGKGSTAAFLSSILAAGGCRTGLFTSPHLISFTERFRINGTEIDRGDVHRLAQRVMAAAPEGTTFFELVTALALLHFADAGVDCAILEAGMGGGSDATNVASGMLTVITPVALDHSEWLGETIAAIAREKGGIIKAGRPVVLSEQPDEAGAVLVERGRELGCRLCRFDTDFTAQWGDAGLAYRGERSLEGLTPGIGGRYQRVNAATALAAAEILADHGFTLGDGALRRGIAEARWPGRMELFPGAPPILLDGAHNPAGARALAGSLADFPRRRLILVTGIMGDKDADGILAPLLPLVDEVVAVTPAVERGLASDRLASFCRERGVAATDGGAVSHGLGLARQRGGSDDLILVAGSLYTVGEARAALLSASYEPFRG, from the coding sequence ATGACCTACGAGGAGACCCTGGCACATATCTACGGCCTGCGGCGCTTCGGCATCCGTCCGGGGCTTGAGCGCGTCTCCTCGCTCCTCGGCCGGCTCGGCAATCCCCACGACTCCCTGCGGGTGGTCCATGTGGCGGGGACCAACGGCAAGGGGTCGACGGCCGCCTTTCTCTCCTCGATTCTCGCCGCAGGGGGGTGTCGCACCGGCCTCTTCACCTCCCCCCACCTCATCAGCTTCACCGAGCGTTTCAGGATCAACGGCACGGAGATCGACCGGGGGGACGTTCACCGTCTGGCACAGCGGGTCATGGCCGCGGCGCCGGAGGGGACGACCTTCTTCGAGCTGGTGACCGCCCTGGCTCTCCTCCATTTTGCCGATGCGGGGGTCGATTGCGCCATCCTCGAAGCGGGGATGGGGGGGGGGAGCGACGCCACCAACGTCGCCTCGGGGATGCTGACGGTCATTACTCCCGTGGCCCTGGACCACAGCGAGTGGCTCGGCGAGACGATCGCCGCCATCGCCCGGGAAAAGGGGGGGATCATCAAGGCGGGACGGCCGGTGGTGCTCTCCGAGCAGCCGGATGAGGCCGGCGCGGTGCTCGTCGAACGGGGGCGGGAGCTCGGCTGCCGGCTCTGCCGCTTCGATACGGATTTCACCGCCCAGTGGGGCGACGCCGGCCTCGCGTACCGGGGGGAACGCTCCCTGGAGGGGCTGACCCCGGGAATCGGGGGACGCTACCAGCGGGTGAACGCCGCCACGGCCCTTGCCGCCGCCGAAATCCTCGCCGACCACGGCTTCACCCTTGGCGACGGAGCGCTTCGCCGCGGCATAGCCGAGGCACGCTGGCCCGGGCGGATGGAACTCTTTCCGGGGGCTCCCCCCATCCTTCTCGACGGCGCCCACAACCCGGCCGGGGCCCGGGCGCTGGCCGGATCGCTGGCCGATTTCCCCCGCCGCCGCCTCATCCTCGTCACCGGGATCATGGGGGACAAGGATGCGGATGGGATCCTCGCTCCTCTTCTCCCCCTCGTCGACGAGGTGGTGGCGGTCACCCCGGCGGTGGAGCGGGGGCTTGCGTCGGACCGCCTCGCCTCGTTCTGCCGGGAGCGGGGTGTCGCCGCCACCGATGGCGGTGCGGTTTCCCACGGGCTCGGACTCGCCCGCCAGCGGGGCGGTTCCGACGATCTCATCCTGGTCGCCGGCTCTCTCTACACCGTCGGCGAGGCACGGGCGGCACTGCTTTCAGCCTCTTACGAACCGTTTCGCGGATAG
- the accD gene encoding acetyl-CoA carboxylase, carboxyltransferase subunit beta: MAWFKRDKAPGAADKRVKVPEGLWTKCVSCKENLITKDLEKNLNVCPKCGHHYRIAARQRIDLLLDPGSFTEFDATMTSVDVLSFKDSKSYQERITAAVAKGGSRDAVICGEGKIEGLPLQLAVFDFSFMGGSMGSVVGEKITRAIERGVEKRTPVIVISASGGARMQESILSLMQMAKTSAALAKLKSEGLPFISILTDPTTGGVTASFAMLGDVNVAEPKALIGFAGPRVIEQTIRQKLPEGFQRAEYLLDHGMVDVIVERKDMRPTLSRLLSMFYRP, from the coding sequence ATGGCGTGGTTCAAACGCGACAAGGCGCCGGGAGCGGCAGACAAGAGGGTGAAGGTTCCCGAGGGGCTCTGGACGAAGTGCGTGAGCTGCAAGGAGAACCTCATCACGAAGGATCTGGAGAAGAATCTCAACGTCTGCCCCAAGTGCGGCCACCATTACCGGATCGCCGCCCGGCAGCGGATCGACCTTCTCCTCGACCCGGGGAGCTTCACCGAGTTCGATGCCACCATGACCTCGGTGGACGTCCTCAGCTTCAAGGACTCCAAGAGCTACCAGGAGCGGATCACCGCCGCCGTGGCCAAGGGAGGGTCCCGGGACGCCGTCATCTGCGGCGAGGGGAAGATCGAGGGACTCCCCCTGCAGCTGGCGGTCTTCGATTTCTCGTTCATGGGGGGAAGCATGGGGAGCGTGGTGGGGGAGAAGATCACCCGCGCCATTGAACGGGGGGTCGAGAAGCGGACGCCGGTCATCGTCATCTCCGCCTCCGGCGGCGCCCGGATGCAGGAGAGCATCCTGTCGCTCATGCAGATGGCCAAGACGTCGGCGGCGCTGGCGAAGCTCAAGAGCGAGGGGCTGCCGTTCATCTCGATCCTCACCGATCCCACCACCGGCGGCGTCACCGCCAGTTTTGCCATGCTCGGCGACGTCAATGTGGCGGAGCCCAAGGCGCTCATCGGTTTCGCCGGTCCGCGGGTCATCGAGCAGACGATCCGCCAGAAGCTTCCCGAAGGGTTCCAGCGGGCGGAGTACCTCCTCGACCACGGCATGGTGGACGTCATCGTGGAGCGCAAGGATATGCGTCCCACGCTCTCGCGGCTCCTCTCCATGTTCTATCGCCCCTGA
- the trpA gene encoding tryptophan synthase subunit alpha: protein MSRIAGKFADLKKRSEKALVTFITAGDPDLAATEELIPLLAGSGADIIELGVPFSDPMADGPTIQLSSERALAAGTTLPKILATVKKVRSRSEVPLILMGYYNPILSYGLEAFAADAAAAGVDGVLLVDLPPEEAGEFKAAADRHGLDLIFLLTPTSDEARIRTVARRARGFVYYVSVTGVTGVRSSVEGSVATRVAAVKEKVPVPVAVGFGISTPEQAAAIAETADGVVVGSALVKLFETKQGAELRQELARFVSALKRGVTGAP, encoded by the coding sequence ATGAGCAGAATTGCCGGTAAATTTGCCGATTTGAAGAAGAGGAGCGAAAAGGCCCTCGTCACCTTCATTACCGCAGGGGACCCCGACCTCGCCGCCACCGAGGAGCTGATTCCGCTCCTGGCCGGGAGCGGCGCCGACATCATCGAGCTCGGCGTTCCTTTCTCCGATCCGATGGCCGACGGGCCCACCATCCAGCTCTCGTCGGAGCGCGCGCTGGCCGCCGGGACCACCCTCCCGAAGATCCTCGCCACGGTGAAGAAGGTCCGGAGCCGGAGCGAGGTGCCGCTCATCCTCATGGGGTACTACAACCCGATCCTCAGTTACGGCCTGGAGGCGTTCGCCGCCGATGCCGCCGCTGCCGGAGTGGACGGGGTGCTCCTCGTCGACCTCCCCCCCGAGGAGGCCGGCGAGTTCAAGGCGGCCGCCGACCGTCACGGCCTCGACCTCATCTTCCTCCTCACCCCCACGTCGGACGAGGCGCGGATCCGCACCGTCGCCCGGCGCGCCCGGGGATTCGTCTATTACGTCTCGGTCACGGGGGTGACCGGGGTCCGCAGCAGCGTGGAAGGGTCGGTGGCCACTCGGGTGGCCGCGGTCAAGGAGAAGGTTCCGGTGCCGGTGGCGGTCGGTTTTGGCATCTCGACCCCGGAGCAGGCTGCCGCCATCGCGGAGACCGCCGACGGAGTGGTGGTGGGAAGCGCCTTGGTGAAGCTCTTCGAGACCAAACAGGGAGCGGAGCTCCGGCAGGAGCTCGCCCGGTTCGTTTCGGCACTGAAGAGGGGCGTGACGGGCGCCCCGTAA
- a CDS encoding methyl-accepting chemotaxis protein, with protein MLKDMKLGFRLIGSFVIMAVIVAVTGFIGIRSIGMVSSRVSTMLQSRYDQQKVALQLQAAERTCRAELLEGIMAHADEKGLKEHVDAYRKNRDIIRRYSAALLKGDKELGLQPAPKDSVMESHAETLTETWTEYEKVAERIIAYKSAVIAGRQTASAEGETRLMSELSGASEFVARDIDDLIETVREMMKEVGQEAGRIKMSITVTFIIVIIGAAIVALSFGIVATRNIIRRVNRMVEAMNHGAEGDLTARVETDSQDELGRLGHDFNIMLETLGELIKKVNRSFVEVGQVSANLFEASRRVMAAAEVQSEGVSSTSSAVNQINVSVKEVSHGVDSLSLSASETSSSILEMAASIEEVALNVDSLAQSVEEVSSSVVEMAASIKQIANSVVSLQEVSTTTASSVAEMDSSIKQVEKNALETAAISEEVRRDAETGKVSVEATIAGIHEIKRSSHITSEVIETLSLRAGDIGAILSVIDEVAEQTNLLALNAAIIAAQAGEHGKGFAVVADEIKELAERTSSSTREIAQLIKGVQDETARAVGAIEQAEKSIAEGESLSQRSGDALEKIVAGVQQATEQVESIARATTEQAKGSQMIRDAMERVSDMIGQIASATREQGKGSEMIMGAAERMKGLTSQVRTSTREQSNVGNFIARSTENITTMIQQIKRACDEQTRGSDQIIHAVENIQESTATNLGAARMMDDAVSRLSRQLEDLQRGMSSFRIDKQ; from the coding sequence ATGCTCAAGGATATGAAACTCGGCTTCAGGCTCATCGGTTCCTTCGTCATCATGGCGGTCATCGTCGCCGTGACCGGTTTCATCGGCATCCGGAGCATCGGCATGGTGTCGAGCCGCGTGTCGACCATGCTCCAGAGCCGCTATGACCAGCAGAAGGTGGCGCTGCAGCTCCAGGCGGCCGAACGGACCTGCCGGGCGGAACTCCTCGAGGGGATCATGGCCCATGCGGACGAGAAGGGGCTCAAGGAGCACGTCGATGCCTACCGGAAAAACCGCGACATCATAAGGCGCTACAGTGCGGCGCTCCTCAAGGGGGACAAGGAGCTGGGACTCCAGCCGGCCCCCAAGGACAGCGTCATGGAGTCCCACGCCGAGACCCTCACGGAGACCTGGACCGAATACGAGAAGGTTGCCGAGCGGATCATCGCCTACAAGAGCGCCGTTATCGCCGGCCGGCAGACTGCGTCGGCCGAGGGCGAAACCCGCCTCATGTCGGAGTTGAGCGGCGCCAGCGAGTTCGTCGCCCGCGACATTGACGATCTCATCGAGACCGTCCGGGAGATGATGAAGGAGGTCGGCCAGGAGGCGGGGCGGATCAAGATGTCGATCACCGTCACCTTCATTATCGTCATCATCGGCGCCGCGATCGTGGCCCTCTCCTTCGGCATCGTCGCAACCCGCAACATCATCCGGCGCGTCAACCGGATGGTGGAGGCGATGAACCACGGGGCTGAAGGTGATCTGACGGCCCGGGTGGAGACCGACTCCCAGGACGAGCTCGGCCGCCTCGGCCACGACTTCAATATCATGCTGGAGACGCTCGGCGAGCTAATCAAGAAGGTGAACCGGTCGTTCGTGGAGGTCGGGCAGGTCTCCGCCAACCTCTTCGAGGCCTCCCGGCGGGTCATGGCGGCGGCGGAGGTCCAGTCGGAGGGGGTGAGCTCCACCTCGTCGGCGGTGAACCAGATCAACGTTTCGGTGAAGGAGGTCTCCCACGGAGTCGACAGCCTCTCCCTCTCTGCCTCGGAGACCTCGTCGTCCATCCTCGAGATGGCCGCCAGCATCGAGGAGGTGGCCCTCAACGTCGATTCCCTCGCCCAGTCGGTGGAGGAGGTGAGCTCCTCCGTCGTGGAGATGGCCGCCTCCATCAAGCAGATCGCCAACAGCGTCGTCAGCCTCCAGGAGGTTTCCACCACCACCGCCTCCTCCGTGGCCGAGATGGACAGCTCCATCAAGCAGGTGGAGAAAAACGCCCTGGAGACCGCCGCCATCTCCGAAGAGGTCCGTCGCGATGCCGAGACGGGGAAGGTGTCGGTGGAGGCGACCATCGCCGGTATCCACGAGATCAAGCGTTCGTCCCACATCACCTCCGAGGTGATCGAGACCCTGTCGCTGCGTGCCGGCGACATCGGCGCCATTCTCTCCGTCATCGACGAGGTGGCGGAGCAGACCAACCTCCTGGCCCTCAACGCCGCCATCATCGCCGCCCAGGCCGGCGAGCACGGCAAAGGGTTCGCCGTGGTGGCCGACGAGATCAAGGAGCTGGCCGAGCGGACCTCCAGCTCTACCCGTGAGATCGCCCAGCTCATCAAGGGGGTCCAGGACGAGACCGCCCGGGCGGTGGGGGCCATCGAGCAGGCCGAAAAGAGCATCGCCGAAGGGGAGAGCCTCTCCCAGAGATCGGGCGACGCCCTTGAGAAGATCGTCGCCGGCGTGCAGCAGGCCACCGAGCAGGTGGAGAGCATTGCCCGGGCCACCACCGAGCAGGCCAAGGGAAGCCAGATGATCCGCGACGCCATGGAGCGGGTATCCGACATGATCGGCCAGATCGCCAGCGCCACCCGGGAGCAGGGGAAGGGGAGCGAAATGATCATGGGGGCCGCCGAACGGATGAAAGGGCTCACGTCCCAGGTACGCACCTCTACCCGGGAGCAGAGCAATGTGGGGAACTTCATCGCCCGCTCCACCGAGAACATCACCACCATGATCCAGCAGATCAAGCGGGCCTGCGACGAGCAGACCCGGGGGAGCGATCAGATCATCCACGCGGTGGAGAACATCCAGGAATCGACCGCCACCAACCTCGGCGCCGCCCGGATGATGGACGATGCCGTCTCCCGCCTCTCCCGCCAGTTGGAGGATCTCCAGCGCGGCATGAGCAGCTTCAGGATCGACAAGCAGTGA
- the ettA gene encoding energy-dependent translational throttle protein EttA, with amino-acid sequence MNVIDVIGLMKSFGPRQILDGATFAIGEEEKAGLIGVNGSGKSTLMEILAGIEEREGGTVALKRGATVGYLPQEPLLDDRRTVGEELEAGLVAIRRTLSEYEAIGVRLAEGEGDHDRLLERQGELSTWIEHHGGWNTDHRVAEVMTRLRIPDRHQRIGELSGGTRRRVALGRLLLQAPDLLLLDEPTNHLDADTVQWLQDHLCNYPGAVLLVTHDRYFLDRVATRMLELERGEITPYSGGYSRYLEQKEEKLAQEARGHERLLNLLRVETAWIRRGAKARTTKQKARIDRYHDLEERSQVEGVRETRLAFTAGDTLGGTIMELLGLHKALGGRRLVDGLTFRMKRGDRVGIIGPNGCGKTTLIRTIMGEEAPDAGSVAIGKKTRIAYFDQNRTILDPDQTIYDFFGEGDYVTVGGEKRHKIGYLEDFLFAPSDRMRRISTLSGGERSRLVLARLMLEDSNLLILDEPTNDLDIPTLQLLDDALVRFPGCVLMVTHDRFFLDKVATGILAFEGEGQVTFHEGNYTLYRERMAQAANAGKQEAKDAGKAARADAARDKPRKRGLTYGERLELERVEADIERLELRKGEVEALLADPAAYGSVEGGIGALSAEFTRLEEELGALLVRWEELETKRAEG; translated from the coding sequence ATGAACGTGATCGACGTCATCGGCCTCATGAAGAGCTTCGGTCCCCGGCAGATCCTCGACGGGGCCACCTTCGCCATCGGCGAGGAGGAGAAGGCGGGGCTCATCGGGGTGAACGGCAGCGGCAAGTCGACCCTCATGGAGATCCTGGCGGGGATCGAGGAGCGGGAGGGGGGGACGGTTGCGCTGAAGCGGGGAGCCACGGTCGGCTATCTCCCCCAGGAGCCGCTCCTCGACGACCGGCGGACGGTGGGGGAGGAGCTGGAGGCGGGGCTGGTGGCGATCCGCAGGACCCTCTCCGAATACGAGGCGATCGGCGTCCGGCTGGCTGAGGGGGAGGGGGATCACGACCGGCTCCTGGAGCGCCAGGGGGAACTCTCCACCTGGATCGAACACCACGGCGGCTGGAATACCGACCACCGGGTGGCCGAGGTAATGACCCGGCTCCGGATCCCCGACCGGCACCAGCGGATCGGCGAGCTTTCAGGGGGGACGCGGCGGCGGGTGGCGCTCGGCAGGCTCCTGCTCCAGGCGCCGGATCTCCTGCTGCTGGACGAGCCGACCAACCATCTGGATGCCGATACGGTCCAGTGGCTTCAGGATCACCTCTGCAACTATCCCGGCGCGGTGCTCCTCGTCACCCACGACCGTTATTTCCTCGACCGGGTGGCGACCCGGATGCTGGAGCTGGAACGGGGGGAGATCACCCCCTATTCCGGCGGCTATTCCCGCTACCTCGAACAGAAGGAGGAGAAGCTCGCCCAGGAGGCCCGCGGGCACGAGCGGCTCCTGAACCTCCTGCGGGTCGAGACCGCCTGGATCCGCCGCGGGGCCAAAGCCCGGACCACCAAGCAGAAGGCGCGCATCGACCGCTACCACGACCTGGAGGAACGGAGCCAGGTAGAGGGGGTGCGGGAGACGCGGCTCGCCTTCACCGCCGGCGATACCCTCGGCGGCACGATCATGGAGCTTCTGGGGCTCCACAAGGCCCTCGGCGGCAGGCGCCTCGTCGATGGGCTCACCTTCCGGATGAAGCGGGGAGACCGCGTGGGGATCATTGGCCCCAACGGCTGCGGCAAGACGACTCTCATCCGGACCATCATGGGGGAGGAGGCCCCCGATGCCGGCTCCGTCGCCATCGGGAAAAAGACCCGCATCGCCTACTTCGACCAGAACCGGACGATTCTCGACCCCGACCAGACCATCTACGATTTCTTCGGCGAGGGGGACTACGTGACGGTGGGAGGCGAGAAGCGCCACAAGATCGGTTATCTGGAAGATTTCCTCTTTGCCCCCTCGGACCGGATGCGGCGGATCTCCACCCTCTCGGGGGGGGAGCGGAGCCGCCTCGTTCTCGCCCGGCTCATGCTGGAGGACTCCAACCTCCTGATCCTCGACGAGCCGACCAACGACCTCGACATCCCAACGCTCCAGCTCCTGGACGACGCCCTCGTCCGCTTCCCCGGCTGCGTGCTCATGGTTACCCACGACCGCTTTTTCCTCGACAAGGTCGCCACCGGCATCCTCGCCTTCGAAGGGGAGGGGCAGGTCACGTTCCACGAGGGTAATTACACCCTCTACCGGGAGCGGATGGCACAGGCCGCCAACGCCGGGAAGCAGGAGGCGAAGGATGCCGGAAAGGCTGCCAGGGCCGATGCAGCCCGCGACAAGCCGCGGAAAAGGGGGCTCACCTATGGGGAGCGCCTGGAACTGGAGCGGGTGGAGGCCGATATCGAGCGGCTCGAACTCCGCAAGGGGGAGGTGGAAGCGCTGTTGGCCGATCCCGCCGCCTACGGGAGCGTGGAGGGGGGGATCGGCGCCCTCTCCGCCGAGTTTACCCGGCTGGAGGAGGAGCTCGGCGCGCTTCTCGTGCGGTGGGAAGAGCTCGAAACGAAACGGGCCGAAGGATAG
- a CDS encoding LEA type 2 family protein codes for MKKLLLLLPALFLGACSLFVAEPKVAVKDLAVVGLGTEGADLEFLLAVTNPNSFSLTLRGYTYDVRIMALPLTKGGLRERVEFPAGETTDVRLPFRVAYRDLWEILKRNPNPDAIPYRLDGGLEVETPVGTSTVPVTTSGNFTVPQRFRPSGIVRGVGDIVKGLVR; via the coding sequence ATGAAAAAATTGCTGTTGCTGCTCCCCGCGCTCTTCCTTGGCGCCTGCTCCCTCTTCGTTGCCGAGCCGAAAGTGGCGGTGAAGGATCTCGCCGTCGTCGGCCTCGGTACCGAAGGGGCCGACCTGGAGTTTCTCCTCGCCGTCACCAATCCCAACTCCTTTTCCCTGACCCTCAGGGGATACACCTACGATGTCCGCATCATGGCGCTCCCCCTCACCAAGGGGGGGCTGCGGGAGCGGGTCGAGTTCCCCGCCGGGGAGACCACCGACGTGCGTCTTCCGTTCCGGGTCGCCTACCGCGACCTGTGGGAAATCCTGAAGCGCAACCCCAATCCCGACGCCATTCCATACCGGCTCGACGGGGGGCTCGAGGTGGAGACCCCCGTCGGAACCTCCACGGTACCGGTGACGACAAGCGGCAATTTTACCGTCCCCCAACGGTTTCGCCCGTCAGGGATCGTACGGGGGGTGGGCGATATCGTGAAGGGGCTCGTCCGATGA